In one window of Pseudooceanicola aestuarii DNA:
- a CDS encoding ABC transporter permease has product MGNERLLNFAIKYGFLILLAALVVYFSLNSNGFASPRSAVFILQSVAITGILALGVTCTLVVDGFDLSIGAVATSALMLSAYVMVVLEMSAGMAILLCLLMGAAVGLVNGLLIVKFRVPDLLATLGMMFLLIGLQRIPTQGNSIATGMSLPDGSNAEGTFSPAFLWLGRHRMDFFLENLLPVPVVIFLLIALGVWLFLGFTRQGRLMYAIGSNERAAGLVGAPVNRYKVMAYMISGVMASIGGMLLAARLGRGDIASGTNLLLDSVAAALIGFAVLGAARPNAFGTATGALFVGILLQGLTMMNAPYYTQDFVKGAVLVIALVFTFYLSSRRGATGK; this is encoded by the coding sequence ATGGGCAACGAACGGCTGCTGAATTTCGCCATCAAGTATGGCTTCCTGATCCTGTTGGCGGCGCTTGTCGTCTACTTCAGCCTGAACAGCAATGGCTTTGCCTCGCCACGCTCGGCGGTGTTCATCCTGCAATCCGTGGCGATCACCGGGATCCTGGCGCTTGGCGTGACCTGCACGCTGGTGGTGGACGGGTTCGACCTGTCCATCGGCGCGGTCGCGACCTCGGCCTTGATGCTGTCGGCCTATGTCATGGTGGTGCTGGAAATGTCGGCGGGCATGGCGATCCTGCTGTGCCTTCTGATGGGCGCGGCCGTGGGGCTGGTCAACGGGCTGTTGATCGTGAAGTTCCGGGTGCCCGACCTGCTGGCGACGCTGGGGATGATGTTCCTGCTGATCGGCCTGCAACGGATCCCGACGCAGGGCAATTCCATCGCCACCGGCATGTCGCTGCCCGACGGATCCAACGCCGAGGGCACGTTCTCGCCCGCGTTCCTGTGGCTGGGCCGGCACCGGATGGATTTCTTCCTGGAGAACCTGCTGCCCGTTCCGGTGGTGATCTTCCTGCTGATCGCCCTGGGCGTCTGGCTGTTCCTGGGGTTCACGCGGCAGGGGCGGCTGATGTATGCCATCGGCTCGAACGAGCGGGCGGCGGGCCTCGTGGGGGCGCCGGTCAACCGCTACAAGGTCATGGCCTACATGATCTCGGGGGTCATGGCCTCCATCGGGGGGATGCTGCTGGCCGCACGGCTGGGCCGGGGCGATATCGCCTCGGGGACCAACCTGCTGCTGGACAGCGTGGCCGCCGCGCTGATCGGCTTTGCCGTGCTGGGCGCTGCGCGGCCCAATGCCTTCGGCACCGCGACGGGCGCGCTGTTCGTGGGGATCCTGTTGCAGGGTCTGACGATGATGAACGCGCCCTATTACACGCAGGATTTCGTGAAGGGGGCGGTGCTGGTCATCGCGCTTGTCTTCACGTTCTACCTGTCCTCGCGCCGTGGCGCGACGGGCAAGTGA
- a CDS encoding sugar ABC transporter ATP-binding protein: MTDTACKIRDLKKSFGQNHVLRGIDLDLHPGEVTVLMGANGAGKSTLVKVLCGYHGRDAGTIELGGQPYEPVDAADAIGKGVVTVHQNINDGVIPDLDVATNLTLDRLTGSGARLFVRDRALRREATRVAEGMGLTMDVRTRVADLDVADRQMIAIARAMARAPRILILDEPTSSLSATEAERLFQLIDRLREQGVAILYISHRMSDIRRVADRIVCMRDGAISGLFSEAPLDYEGAVSAMLGHRMTDVDIDPQPGTTPVLELTGLKLKVDSAAIDLTARDGEVVAITGLLGSGKTRLAEILFGLAQPVAGTMQIDGAAYAPGSAREAVGRGVFMSPKDRGSNAVIPDFDIADNMTLPFLGAFSRLSFLTPRRQARVTDEMIARIGIVCQGGTDSILTLSGGNQQKVMIGRWLIEPARVLLLDEPFQGVDIGARRDIGRHIRNSAKGRATIVFVAEIDEALEIADRIIVLNEGAIAGEHINQNIDLAALVSQVSGPAGQSVGAEGR, encoded by the coding sequence ATGACGGATACAGCCTGTAAAATCAGGGATCTGAAGAAATCGTTCGGCCAGAATCATGTTCTGCGCGGAATCGATCTGGACCTGCACCCGGGAGAGGTGACCGTCCTGATGGGGGCCAATGGCGCGGGCAAGTCCACGCTGGTCAAGGTGCTGTGCGGCTATCACGGCCGCGACGCCGGCACGATCGAGCTGGGCGGCCAGCCCTATGAGCCCGTGGATGCCGCCGATGCCATCGGCAAGGGCGTCGTGACGGTGCACCAGAACATCAACGACGGCGTGATCCCCGATCTGGACGTGGCGACCAACCTGACCCTGGACCGTCTGACAGGGTCGGGTGCACGGCTGTTCGTGCGTGACCGCGCCTTGCGCCGGGAGGCCACCCGCGTGGCCGAGGGCATGGGCCTGACCATGGATGTGCGCACCCGCGTTGCCGATCTGGACGTGGCGGATCGCCAGATGATCGCCATCGCCCGCGCCATGGCCCGCGCCCCGCGCATCCTGATCCTGGACGAGCCGACCTCCTCCCTTTCCGCGACGGAGGCGGAGCGGCTGTTCCAGCTGATTGACCGTCTGCGGGAGCAGGGGGTCGCGATCCTCTACATTTCGCACCGCATGTCCGATATCCGCCGCGTGGCGGACCGGATCGTGTGCATGCGCGACGGCGCGATCTCCGGCCTGTTTTCCGAGGCGCCGCTGGATTACGAAGGCGCGGTCTCGGCCATGCTGGGCCACCGGATGACCGATGTGGACATCGATCCGCAGCCCGGCACAACCCCGGTGTTGGAGTTGACGGGGCTGAAGCTGAAGGTCGACAGCGCGGCCATCGATCTGACCGCCCGCGATGGCGAGGTTGTGGCGATCACCGGGCTGCTGGGCAGCGGCAAGACGCGGCTGGCGGAGATCCTCTTTGGCCTGGCGCAGCCGGTGGCGGGCACCATGCAGATCGACGGAGCCGCCTATGCCCCCGGATCCGCGCGCGAGGCGGTGGGACGGGGCGTCTTCATGTCGCCCAAGGATCGCGGCTCCAACGCGGTGATCCCTGATTTCGACATTGCCGACAACATGACGCTGCCGTTTCTGGGCGCGTTCAGCCGTCTGTCCTTTCTGACCCCGCGTCGGCAGGCGCGCGTCACGGACGAGATGATCGCCCGCATCGGCATCGTCTGCCAGGGCGGCACCGACAGCATCCTGACCCTGTCTGGGGGCAACCAGCAGAAGGTGATGATCGGTCGCTGGCTGATCGAGCCGGCACGGGTGCTGTTGCTGGACGAGCCGTTCCAGGGCGTGGACATCGGCGCACGCCGCGACATCGGCCGCCATATCCGCAACTCGGCCAAGGGCCGGGCCACGATCGTCTTCGTCGCCGAAATCGACGAGGCGCTGGAAATCGCCGACCGCATCATCGTGCTGAACGAAGGCGCGATCGCCGGAGAACATATCAATCAGAACATCGACCTTGCCGCGCTGGTCTCCCAGGTTTCGGGACCGGCGGGGCAGAGCGTCGGGGCAGAGGGACGATAA